A stretch of the Uranotaenia lowii strain MFRU-FL chromosome 3, ASM2978415v1, whole genome shotgun sequence genome encodes the following:
- the LOC129754526 gene encoding estradiol 17-beta-dehydrogenase 11-like — protein sequence MGSLVEFQKLPYHPADPLPQKTFLQKVLVGLKVVLKLLVYIAKVIPLSIYLWLKSFRCRRPKDIRDWVALVTGGANGLGRQIALELAKVGCHVVVADLDAEASMKTVLELRYYGVKAVAYQVDVACPDQIRDLQRKIEADIGPVDILVNNAGILPFMVSDDYTPENLQRYMNCNVLSNFYTVNAFLPGMYQRQRGHIVAISSLAAYFPGGLYRNYATTKYAIRGFMEELHDEIYLAGHNKFVKTTTAFPIIMNTRKELIDTIRKLPYISKTPIVEPQVAAESIVRNLRINRRKALAPDWVSIGWFAFLDDIHRKIKYLFLDTVLT from the exons ATGGGTAGTTTAGTAGAGTTCCAAAAACTCCCGTATCATCCGGCAGATCCTTTACCCCAAAAAACTTTCCTCCAGAAGGTGCTAGTGGGGCTTAAAGTGGTCCTAAAACTTCTAGTGTACATTGCAAAAGTGATTCCACTTTCGATTTATTTGTGGCTAAAAAGTTTTCGCTGCCGCAGACCGAAAGATATCCGCGACTGGGTAGCTCTGGTGACTGGAGGCGCCAACGGCTTGGGGCGGCAAATTGCCCTGGAACTGGCCAAGGTCGGCTGCCATGTGGTTGTGGCCGATTTGGATGCGGAGGCTTCAATGAAGACCGTTCTGGAACTGCGCTACTACGGAGTGAAAGCTGTTGCGTATCAG GTAGATGTCGCTTGTCCTGATCAGATTCGTGACCTACAGCGCAAGATTGAAGCGGATATTGGTCCAGTGGACATTTTAGTGAACAATGCCGGAATCCTTCCGTTTATGGTTTCCGACGATTACACTCCGGAAAATTTGCAACGTTATATGAATTGCAACGTCTTATCCAATTTTTAC aCCGTCAACGCCTTCCTGCCGGGAATGTATCAACGCCAGCGGGGACACATCGTGGCGATCTCATCGCTAGCAGCCTATTTTCCGGGAGGGTTGTACCGCAACTATGCTACTACTAAGTATGCGATACGGGGATTTATGGAGGAGCTGCACGACGAAATATACCTGGCAGGGCACAATAAGTTTGTCAAAACTACGACAGCATTCCCGATAATTATGAATACCCGCAAAGAATTGATCGATACAATAAGGAAACTAcc GTACATCTCAAAAACGCCTATAGTGGAACCGCAAGTGGCAGCTGAATCTATCGTTCGAAATTTGCGCATCAACCGCCGAAAGGCACTGGCCCCAGACTGGGTATCGATCGGTTGGTTTGCCTTTCTTGA CGACATTCACCGGAAGATCAAGTATCTGTTCCTAGATACGGTGCTGACTTAA